One uncultured Cohaesibacter sp. genomic window, CGCATCCGCAATGCGCAGATGCGTAATAAAGTGAAAGTTTCCACTCCTGCCTCCAAATTGCGTCAGCGCGTGCTTGACGTATTGGCATCAGAGGGTTACATCCGCGGCTATACCACCGTCGAATTCGAAGGCGGCAAGTCCGAGCTCGAAATCGAGCTGAAATACTTCGATGGAGAGCCGGTGATCCGTGAAATCCAGCGTGTGTCCAAACCTGGCCGCCGTGTGTATGCATCCGTGAAGAATATTCCGCGCATTCACAATGGTCTTGGTGTGTCGATCGTTTCCACCCCTAAGGGTGTAATGGCCGACCATGATGCACGTGAGCAAAACGTAGGTGGTGAGGTCCTGTGCCGCGTCTTCTGATGCGGCACTGATCTTATTGCTCCAGATCCGGACAGGTTAGTCTTATGTCACGAATTGGCAAAAAGCCTGTTGCAGTCCCAGCTGGTGTTACTGCAACAATTGATGGCAAGACCGTCAAAGCGAAGGGTCCGAAAGGGGAACTCTCTTTCGTACTCAGCGATGACGTCGATGCTAAAATGACGGATGATGGTATTCTGGTCGAGCCGCGCAGCAAATCCAAAACTGCTCGCTCTCTGTGGGGCATGTCCCGCACCCAGATTCTCAACATCCTGACTGGTGTTTCTGCAGGTTTCGAAAAGAAACTTGATATCAACGGCGTTGGTTACCGCGCACAGATGAAAGGCACAGACCTTCAGCTGGCACTTGGTTTCTCGCACGACGTTGTGTATGAAGTTCCCCAGGGAATCACGGTTGCTTGTCCCAAGCCAACCGAGATCGTGGTGACCGGCATCGACAAACAGGCCGTTGGCCAGGTTGCTGCAGAAATCCGCAAATATCGTGGCCCTGAGCCCTATAAAGGCAAAGGTGTCAAATATAGTGATGAATTTATCTTCCGCAAGGAAGGTAAGAAGAAGTAACGGAAAACTATTATGGCG contains:
- the rplF gene encoding 50S ribosomal protein L6; this translates as MSRIGKKPVAVPAGVTATIDGKTVKAKGPKGELSFVLSDDVDAKMTDDGILVEPRSKSKTARSLWGMSRTQILNILTGVSAGFEKKLDINGVGYRAQMKGTDLQLALGFSHDVVYEVPQGITVACPKPTEIVVTGIDKQAVGQVAAEIRKYRGPEPYKGKGVKYSDEFIFRKEGKKK
- the rpsH gene encoding 30S ribosomal protein S8 gives rise to the protein MAMTDPLGDMLTRIRNAQMRNKVKVSTPASKLRQRVLDVLASEGYIRGYTTVEFEGGKSELEIELKYFDGEPVIREIQRVSKPGRRVYASVKNIPRIHNGLGVSIVSTPKGVMADHDAREQNVGGEVLCRVF